The Candidatus Methylomirabilota bacterium genomic sequence GCCGCGAGACCACGATCTGGTACGCGTCGCCTGAGGCGATGTACTCCTTGGCCTGGCGCACGCGCTCCATGTACGTCGCCTCGTCCATGGTCGAGGTGAAACCCTCCTCGCCCATGGCGACGAGCGGCTCGACGGCCGGGAAGGTCAGCGGCGCCGGCGGCCGCGCGGGGCGCGCGAGCTTGGCCAGGAGCGCCTTGATCCTGTCGACCGCCTGATCATAGGCGCGGTCGAGCGAGGCCGGATCCTGGCTCGTGATATGCGCGTTGCCGATGACCAGCAGGCGGTGTCGGAGGTTGTCGAACACCAGCAGGCTGTCCGTGAACATGAACACGGCATCCGGCAGCTTGAGGTCGTCCTTGGCCCGGCGGGGCAGCTTCTCGACGTGGCGGACCATGTCGTAGGAGAGGAAGCCCACGGCGCCGCCCTGGAAGCGCGGCAGCCCCGGCACGACGACGGGCTTGAAGCGCGCGAGGAGCGCCCGCAGCGCCTCGAAGGGGTTCCGTGCCTGGAGCGTCTCCACGCGGCCGTCGGCGTGGCGCACCGTGAGCCGACGCCCCCTCGCGGTGAAGACCATGGAGGGCTCCGAGCCTAAGAAGGAATAGCGCGCCCACTTCTCGCCGCCCTCGACCGATTCCAGTAGGAAGGCATACGGCCCGGGCCGCAGGCGCAGGAAGGCCGACAGCGGCGTGTCGAGGTCGGCCGCCACCTCGGCATAGACCGGCACGAGGTTGCCGCCGGCGGCCAGCCGGTGGAACTCCTCGCGCGACGGAGAGAGCGGGGGCAGCGCGTGCCCCACCGTGGTCATGGCGGCAGGGCTACGCGAGGGCGTCCAGCTTCTTCTTCATCTGGGACTTGGGCACCGCGCCGATGACCTGGTCCATCACCTGGCCGTCCTTCATGAACAGGATGGTCGGGATCGAGCGGATGCCGAACCGCGCGGCAAGCTGCGGGTTATCGTCCACGTTGACCTTCGCGAGGCTCACCGAGCCCTTGGATTCTTGGGCCAGCTCCTCGAGCGCCGGCGCGATGGCGCGGCAGGGCTGGCACCACTCCGCCCAGAAGTCCACCATGAGGACTTCCTTGTGCTTGCCGATCTCGGCGTCGAAGCTCGACTCCGTCAAATGCAGTGTCGTCTCAGCCATACGATACGCGTCTCCTTTAGTGGGACTTTCGGCGCGCCCGCGCGCTGTCGAGTAATCGAACCATCCACTCCCGTGCCAGGTCCTTGCACCCGAGCCCGAAGGCCAACGCCAACGCCAGCGCCACAGCGCCGAAGAGGATGACGAAGGCCGAGCGGACCAGCTCCGGCGCGATGCCGAGCTCCTCGAGCGTCACGGCCGCGGTGAACGCCACGACGGCGTAGCGGACGAGCGCGGCCAGCGCGTCGCTCTCGGCCATCCCGGCGTTAGCTGCGGTCGCGCGGACGACCCCGGCCAGGAAGCTCGCGAGGAAGAGCCCGAGGATGAGCACCACCACCGCGGCGATGACCTTCGGGACATAGACCAGGCACCGCGTCAGGACCTCCGAGACCTGGGTCAGGCCGAGAATGCTCACGGCGGCGACCAGGGTGGCGAGCAGCACCAGCCAGTAGACGAGCACGGCAAGCAGCTCGGCCGGGCTCTGCCTGATGTCGGCTCGGACCAGGACGTCGTCGATACCGGCCTTCTCGGAAGCGATGTCGAAACGAACCGTCAGCAAGAAGCGGAACACCAATCCTTTCGAGAACTTAGCCGTCAACCACCCAACGAGGAGGATGCCCAGAGCGACCACCAAGCGGAAGGCGAGGGCTCGGCTGGGCTCGAGGACGGCGGCTGGCAGATCCATAAAAATGCAGAGCCACGCTAACATACCCCCCACGGCATCGCAAGGCGGGCAGGCGGGTTTCCCTTGACACTTCCGGCGTCCAGACGCCATTCTGAAAGGCCCAAGGTTACGGTAGGTTGCGGCGCATAATGAGGGCGGCTGGGACCCTTCCCGAGCCCATCATGGGCGGTGCCGGAAACCCCTGAAGGAGGGCGCTCGACTCGATGGCCAAGGTCATGGTGGTGGACGACGCCTATTCGGAGCTCAAGCTGATGGAAGGCATCCTCAAATCCGCCGGTCTCGAGGTCGTCTGCTTCCCGGACGGCGAGCAGCTCGAGGAGCGGATGGTTCAGGAGAAGCCGGACGTGCTTCTGCTCGACATCGTCATGCCCAACCGCAACGGCTACGAGATCCTCCGCAGCCTGAAGCGCGACGAGCGCACCAAGCGCACGCCCGTCGTCCTTGTCAGCTCGAAGAACCAGGAGAGCGACCGCGTCTGGGGCAAGCGGCAGGGGGCCGACGAGTACCTGGGCAAGCCCTTCACCGCCGAGCAGCTCGTCACCGTCGTCCGGCAGTTCGTCAAGTGAGCGCGCACGCGGCCTCCGGACGATGACCACGCTGCCCGCCGAATCGCATTCGGAAGCCCGGCAGGCGCGGGCGTGCCTGGTCAAGCTGGCGGGCAGCCGCTTCGCCGTCGAAGTGCGATACGCGCGAGAAGTCGTCGTCTTCGACGAGCACACGATGGTCCCGCTCGCGCCGTCACACCTGCTCGGCGTCGTCAACCTCCGGGGCTCCGTCATGCCGCTCGTGGACATCCGTCCCTTCCTGGGGCTCGAGCCGGCGCGCGCGACCCGAGAGACACGGGCGCTCGTCGTGGAGTGTGACGGCGACCAGGCGGCGATCCTGATCGACGAGGTGGAGGGGCTCGAGCCGATCGGGGGACTGGCGCCGGCCGGGAACGGTGACGAGGTCCGCGATTCGGACTTCAGCGCGGGCCGTCTCGAGCGCGAGGGCGGTGTGGTCACGCTGCTCGACGTGCGGCGCATTCTGGCGGCGCTGGGCGGCCCAACTCAAGCGGTCCTAATCGAAGCGGCTGGGGAGGCGGGCTGACATGGACAGGCGGCGCTTTCTTGGCCTGACCTCCAGGATCGCCGCGGGCAGGATCGCCGCGGGCAGCATCGCCGCGGGCGGCATCGTGACGGGTGGATGCGTGCTCGGTCCCGGTGGCAGCGTATGGGCGCAGGTCGCCCCGGCTCCGCGGCCGGGCGCTCGGCCGGCTGCAGGGCCGCCCGAGCCGCCGACCGCCAGCGCCCCTGGCGTGAGCGCCCGTGACGTCAAGATCGGGATGTCCGCCGCGTTCAAGGGCGCCCAGGCGGGCCTCGGCGCCGAGCTCTGGCGAGGCGCTGCCGCGTACTACACCGAGCTGAACGCCCGCGGCGGGGTCAACGGGCGCCAGCTCGCGGTCATCGCGCTGGACGACGACTACCAGCCGGACCCGTGCGTCCGAAACACGATTCAGCTCATGGAGCAGGACCCGGTTTTCTTTCTCTCCAACTACGTCGGCACGCCGACGCTGACGCGGGCCCTGCCCATCATCAAGCGCTACGGCGACGTGATCCTGATCGGCAACTTCACGGGCGCCCAGCCGCAGCGCGAGCCGCCCTACGTCGCCTTCGTCTTCAACGTCCGCGCCTCCTATCGCCAGGAGATGGCGGCCCTCGTCGAGCGTTTCTGGGCGCTCGGCGCGCGCAAGTTCGGCGTCTACTACCAGATCGACGCGTACGGCCGCAGCGGCACCGACGGCGTGGAACGCGCGCTGGCGCAGCGGGGATTCAGGGTCGTCGCCGAGGCGACGTACGTCCGCGGCGCGAAGTTCGAAGAGGACATGGGCCCGGCGGTCTCCGTGCTCCGCCAGGCGGGCTGCGACGTCGTCCTGTGCACGGGGGCCTATCAGGGCTGCGGCGCCTTCGTCCGCGCCGCGCGTGACGTGGGCTGGACCGTGCCCATCTCGAACGTCTCCTTCGTCGGCTCCGACGCGATGCTGGCGCTGCTCCTCAAGCAGGGTAAGGCGGCGGGCCGCGACTACACGCGCGCGCTCGTCAACTCGCAGGTGATGCCGAGCTACGACGATGCCAGCCTGCCGGGCGTGGCCGAGTACCGGGCGCTCATGGACAAGCACAATCCGGTCTTGCCGGAGGCGCTCCGGGACAAGACGTACGCGCCGCAGCGGTACAGCTTCATCAGCCTCGAGGGCTTCATCAACGCCAAGGTGGTCGCGGAGGGGCTGCGCCGTGCCGGAGCCAACCCGACGCGCGCGAGCCTCCGGCAGGCCCTCGAGTCCTTGCACAGCCTCGACCTCGGCATCGGCGCGCCGCTCACCTTCAGCGCCGAGCGCCACCAGGGGCTGGACAGCGTGTACTTTACCCACGTCGAAGGCGGGCGCTGGGTGCCCGTGACCGATTGGACCGCAGCCGTTCGGGCGTGAGACCACAGGAGATCCCAATGAGACGGCGAGTGGAAGCGCAGGAAGCGGAGCAGGCTACGCTGTCGCCCGAGCGCCGGCGGCTCGGGCTGGGCCTCCTCGGCAAGATCGTCCTCTTCCTCGTGGCGGCGCTGGTACCGCTGGCCGCCGTCACGTGGTACGTCTCCGCGCGCTCCCTCAGGACCAGCATGACCGAGGAGTTCACGTCCAAGGGCGAGGCCATCGCCTCGAGCCTGGCCTCATCCGGCGTGGACCTGATCTCGACGCGCGACGCGTCGTCCGTCCAATCGCTCGTGGACGAGTTCGCGAGAATCCGCGGCGTCGCCTACGTCATGGTGTACGACCCGCAGATGAGGTTCATCGCCCACACCTTCTCGCCCTCGGTGCCCGCCGACATCGTGGACAAGAACATCGTGCCGGGCGACGCCCCCCGCCAGGAGCGGAACATCGAGTACCAGGATCCGGCCCGGAAGATCACGCGCGAGATCATCGACATCGGCGTGCCCATGGCCGCCGGCAAGCTCGGGACCGTGCGGGTCGGCATGGACCGGTCCATCATCAACAAGGCCGCGGCCGCCTCCGGACGTCAGCTGCTGCTGCTCTTCGGCGGCGTGGCCGCCCTGGCTCTGCTCGGCGGCGTGTTGCTCGCGCGGCGCATCACGCGCCCCATCACGCTGCTCGTGGCGGCGGCCCAGCGGGTGGGCCGAGGCGACCTCAGCGAGACCGTCCCGGTCACCTCGCGGGACGAGATCGGTGAGCTGGCGCAGACGTTCAACCAGGCCGTCGTGCGCCTCCGCTCGCAGGTCCAGACCGAGACGGAGCGCGACGACGAGCGCCGACGCCGCGGGGAGCTGCAGGAGAGCATCATCCAGTTCCTCGACACCGCCATGGAGATCTCCCGGGGCGACCTGACCAAGCGCGGCGACGTCACCTCCGACGTGCTCGGCAACGTGGTCGACGCCATCAACCTCATGGTCGCCGAGATCGGCGCCATCATTGCCGACGTGCGCGTGGCGGCCATGCAGGTCTCGGTCAGGGCCAACCAGATGACCGACTCGACCGGGCGCATGGCCCAAGGTGCCCAGGCCCAGGCGCGGGAAGCGGGCCAGGTCGCGGCGTCCGTCGAGGCGCTGACGCAGTCCGTCCGCCAGGTGGCCGAGAGCGCGCGCGCGTCGGCGCAGGCGGCGCGCGAGGCGCTCGACGCCGCGCAGAAGGGCGACATCGCCGTGCGCGATAGCCTGCAGGGCATGCAGCGGATCCGCGGCGAGGTGCAGTCCATCTCGAAGAAGATCAAGAGCCTCGGCGACCGCTCGCTCGAGATCTCCGAGATCGTGAACACCATCGAGG encodes the following:
- a CDS encoding response regulator codes for the protein MAKVMVVDDAYSELKLMEGILKSAGLEVVCFPDGEQLEERMVQEKPDVLLLDIVMPNRNGYEILRSLKRDERTKRTPVVLVSSKNQESDRVWGKRQGADEYLGKPFTAEQLVTVVRQFVK
- the trxA gene encoding thioredoxin encodes the protein MAETTLHLTESSFDAEIGKHKEVLMVDFWAEWCQPCRAIAPALEELAQESKGSVSLAKVNVDDNPQLAARFGIRSIPTILFMKDGQVMDQVIGAVPKSQMKKKLDALA
- a CDS encoding methyl-accepting chemotaxis protein, whose product is MRRRVEAQEAEQATLSPERRRLGLGLLGKIVLFLVAALVPLAAVTWYVSARSLRTSMTEEFTSKGEAIASSLASSGVDLISTRDASSVQSLVDEFARIRGVAYVMVYDPQMRFIAHTFSPSVPADIVDKNIVPGDAPRQERNIEYQDPARKITREIIDIGVPMAAGKLGTVRVGMDRSIINKAAAASGRQLLLLFGGVAALALLGGVLLARRITRPITLLVAAAQRVGRGDLSETVPVTSRDEIGELAQTFNQAVVRLRSQVQTETERDDERRRRGELQESIIQFLDTAMEISRGDLTKRGDVTSDVLGNVVDAINLMVAEIGAIIADVRVAAMQVSVRANQMTDSTGRMAQGAQAQAREAGQVAASVEALTQSVRQVAESARASAQAAREALDAAQKGDIAVRDSLQGMQRIRGEVQSISKKIKSLGDRSLEISEIVNTIEDIASQTNLVALNAAIEAAGAGEAGLRFAVVADEVRKLAERSAKATKDIAVLIKNVQNDTQEAIVVMEQGTQEVESGYRMTVQAGESLKVIADVSHRSAELAQDISQATQQQVRGAESVAQAMQSIQAVAAQTERGVLEARRTVDELARLAEELTASLARFKLAA
- a CDS encoding ABC transporter substrate-binding protein, translated to MDRRRFLGLTSRIAAGRIAAGSIAAGGIVTGGCVLGPGGSVWAQVAPAPRPGARPAAGPPEPPTASAPGVSARDVKIGMSAAFKGAQAGLGAELWRGAAAYYTELNARGGVNGRQLAVIALDDDYQPDPCVRNTIQLMEQDPVFFLSNYVGTPTLTRALPIIKRYGDVILIGNFTGAQPQREPPYVAFVFNVRASYRQEMAALVERFWALGARKFGVYYQIDAYGRSGTDGVERALAQRGFRVVAEATYVRGAKFEEDMGPAVSVLRQAGCDVVLCTGAYQGCGAFVRAARDVGWTVPISNVSFVGSDAMLALLLKQGKAAGRDYTRALVNSQVMPSYDDASLPGVAEYRALMDKHNPVLPEALRDKTYAPQRYSFISLEGFINAKVVAEGLRRAGANPTRASLRQALESLHSLDLGIGAPLTFSAERHQGLDSVYFTHVEGGRWVPVTDWTAAVRA
- the trpE gene encoding anthranilate synthase component I; amino-acid sequence: MTTVGHALPPLSPSREEFHRLAAGGNLVPVYAEVAADLDTPLSAFLRLRPGPYAFLLESVEGGEKWARYSFLGSEPSMVFTARGRRLTVRHADGRVETLQARNPFEALRALLARFKPVVVPGLPRFQGGAVGFLSYDMVRHVEKLPRRAKDDLKLPDAVFMFTDSLLVFDNLRHRLLVIGNAHITSQDPASLDRAYDQAVDRIKALLAKLARPARPPAPLTFPAVEPLVAMGEEGFTSTMDEATYMERVRQAKEYIASGDAYQIVVSRRLDTELQADPFTVYRALRTINPSPYLFFLRLGKTSIVGSSPEVLVRLEDDRVEERPIAGTHPRGRTEAEDDKLAAEMQSDPKERAEHVMLVDLGRNDLGRVSRIGSVEVTEFMVVERYSHVMHLVSHVRGRLEPGRDAFHVLEACFPAGTLTGAPKIRAMEIIEELEPTRRGPYGGAVGYVSYSGNLDSCITIRTVVCHGGRASIQVGAGIVADSDPKTEWLETCSKSRGMLLALRVSQETGGSREGKAR
- a CDS encoding chemotaxis protein CheW; its protein translation is MTTLPAESHSEARQARACLVKLAGSRFAVEVRYAREVVVFDEHTMVPLAPSHLLGVVNLRGSVMPLVDIRPFLGLEPARATRETRALVVECDGDQAAILIDEVEGLEPIGGLAPAGNGDEVRDSDFSAGRLEREGGVVTLLDVRRILAALGGPTQAVLIEAAGEAG